One Citrobacter amalonaticus genomic window carries:
- the iadA gene encoding beta-aspartyl-peptidase — MPDLSCAEFTLLQGAHLYTPEDQGICDVFLANGKIIAVARDISPHIVPDCKVINLKGRILCPGFIDQHVHLIGGGGEAGPTTRTPEVRLSRLTEAGVTTVIGLLGTDSVTRHPESLLAKTRALNEEGITAWMLTGAYHVPSPTITGSVEKDVALIDRVIGVKCAVSDHRSAAPGDYQLANMAAESRVGGLLGGKPGVSVFHMGDSKKGLKPLYDILENSDVPMSKLLPTHVNRNEALFEEALAFALKGGTIDITSGIPDPVAPAEGVARAVKAGVPLARITVSSDGNGSQPLFDDAGKLTGIGVAGFESLLETVQSLINDYGFTLTDALRPLTTSVAAFLNLSTKGEIAPGKDADLLVMTPELCIEQVYAHGKQMVVDGKACVKGSFE; from the coding sequence ATGCCTGATTTATCCTGCGCAGAGTTTACGTTACTGCAAGGTGCACACCTTTACACCCCTGAAGACCAGGGGATTTGCGACGTGTTTCTCGCCAACGGCAAGATTATTGCCGTTGCACGCGATATCTCGCCTCACATTGTGCCGGATTGTAAGGTTATCAATCTCAAAGGACGGATCCTGTGTCCTGGCTTTATCGATCAGCATGTTCACCTGATTGGCGGCGGTGGCGAAGCGGGCCCCACGACCCGCACGCCAGAAGTCAGACTGAGTAGACTGACCGAAGCCGGGGTCACGACCGTCATTGGTTTGCTCGGCACCGACTCCGTGACCCGTCATCCGGAATCACTGCTGGCGAAAACCCGGGCGCTGAATGAAGAAGGGATCACCGCCTGGATGTTAACCGGCGCTTACCATGTCCCTTCACCGACGATCACCGGTTCCGTCGAAAAAGATGTGGCGCTGATCGATCGCGTCATCGGCGTTAAATGCGCCGTCTCTGACCACCGCTCTGCCGCGCCTGGCGATTATCAACTGGCAAATATGGCCGCTGAATCCCGTGTGGGTGGCCTGCTGGGCGGCAAACCGGGGGTCAGCGTGTTCCATATGGGCGATAGCAAAAAGGGGCTCAAACCGCTGTACGACATTCTGGAAAATAGCGATGTGCCGATGAGTAAGCTGCTTCCCACCCACGTAAACCGCAATGAGGCGCTGTTCGAAGAAGCACTGGCCTTTGCTCTCAAAGGCGGCACCATCGACATCACCAGCGGTATTCCCGATCCGGTTGCACCGGCTGAGGGTGTGGCGCGCGCAGTCAAAGCTGGTGTACCGCTTGCCCGGATAACGGTCAGTTCTGATGGTAATGGTAGCCAGCCGTTGTTTGATGATGCCGGCAAACTCACCGGAATTGGCGTGGCGGGCTTCGAGAGCTTGCTTGAAACCGTGCAATCGCTCATCAACGATTACGGATTTACCCTGACCGACGCACTGCGTCCGCTGACGACCAGTGTGGCTGCCTTTCTTAACCTGTCCACTAAAGGCGAAATTGCCCCCGGAAAAGATGCCGACCTGCTGGTGATGACGCCGGAATTGTGTATTGAGCAGGTTTATGCTCACGGCAAACAAATGGTGGTTGACGGGAAAGCCTGCGTGAAGGGGTCCTTCGAGTAA
- the evgA gene encoding acid-sensing system DNA-binding response regulator EvgA: MSEMRSRTAIIVDDHPLARMAIRGVLEKDRVTVLGEYEDGAIALKSLLKTTADIVVIDVEIPGVNGVELVEKLRANHYRGVLVVVSAKNDRYFSKRCAQAGANAFISKKQNMDNILAAINAAQNGYTYFPFFSEEASETLTDAQRLESLSAQEMKVMGHVLNGLDNSQIGEAMHISGKTVSTYKTRLMEKLGCKSLIELLSFAHQNKLT, from the coding sequence ATGAGTGAAATGCGTTCCCGCACGGCAATTATCGTGGACGATCATCCGCTGGCGCGTATGGCTATTCGTGGTGTACTGGAGAAAGATCGCGTTACGGTTCTCGGAGAGTATGAGGACGGTGCGATTGCGCTGAAGAGTTTGCTAAAAACGACTGCGGATATTGTGGTTATTGACGTTGAGATCCCCGGCGTCAATGGGGTTGAGCTGGTGGAGAAACTCAGAGCGAATCACTATCGCGGTGTGCTAGTTGTCGTCTCAGCGAAAAACGATCGTTACTTCAGCAAGCGCTGCGCACAGGCGGGAGCGAACGCGTTTATCAGTAAAAAGCAGAACATGGATAATATCCTGGCGGCCATTAATGCCGCACAGAATGGGTATACCTATTTTCCATTTTTCTCCGAAGAAGCCTCCGAAACCCTCACCGACGCGCAGCGTCTGGAGTCCCTTTCGGCACAAGAGATGAAAGTCATGGGACATGTGCTTAACGGTCTGGACAATTCGCAAATCGGTGAAGCGATGCATATTAGCGGTAAAACCGTCAGTACTTATAAAACGCGGCTAATGGAAAAACTCGGCTGTAAATCATTAATCGAACTGCTCTCTTTTGCTCATCAGAATAAGCTGACATGA
- a CDS encoding ATP-binding protein, translated as MMMNNWLIVVFIVLSIGGRAVSAQQKSPVELELSGFNYISPVPVYLSEDDKRWLQQRKNLRVAVYEPVQPPLVLTTLTGRYRGMNADYLALIQHSLNTRISVMAYPDQADAVEALKKGEVDMVLTGLESQSWREASVQVSLPLIHSWPNLVTSLGNVMAPLQSAQRTGVAIVNHYPDVDFIRQSFPDAEIDNYGSYQEALNSVNNGRNAWFFGDSLTTSTWLSQEFSLALTTVKYWPAPQRKSYFLFLPAQQRLREIVNNTLSAIDENIHGQIAQSMIDKGNLSFLIEPLDLTPREKQWLNNHKTLRVIINPWFAPYTMVDGSQQTRGIVGDVLNLIGLQTGIQFETVVVKSNKEMVAEMKKGNWHIVQAATYDLSREDYLSFTHPFITTQFVAVIRKEESKEHALRPGNHVAISADHTLLATLKAKYSGIVWEEVENSSVALNLVATGKVDAAISNQLTARYLSEHYYPDQLSWIPLTGEEPAAISFAVPRSEPELRQILDKALDDIPQKEVLQIVSKWIRLPDVKIDTWELYNRPFYLVATLASLLVLSTLLWAVYLVREVRIRKRSQRLLKEERNRALRANEEKREFLSHMSHEIRTPVSAIMGFLELLQFSPAKFSPEDKASVDQAAQASRSLLKLIGEILDLEKIESGLLETVPQWKYPESLIQDNIALFSALAAQKGIALRYDSRLDAREAMRLDPQLLGQVLTNIIGNAVKFTEHGDVRISAVKHEQTLVISVRDSGPGMSEEEQRRLFTAFSQGKAGEHHRGSGLGLAISRGLMRQMGGTIELQSEVNRGTTVTLSLPVQTSFDITPAVADVDAPLPVLQGTTLRVLIADDLPFSRLLLKRQLMTLGIMADEADNGEMALHYLQQGNYDLLITDLNMPVMDGIELARQVRKSNTTLVIWGLTATAQEHERERCLSAGMNACLFKPITLSQLSHLLSGVSDTHDTVFDLERLAMLAQGNRALMLRALKDAQVENRCDLTAAYKASESGDYRQVKHHIHRINGTAQLLGVETLMKAAQSLEDKLPDAMTVTELPTELEYIQTLLDELERAIEKFTP; from the coding sequence ATGATGATGAATAACTGGCTGATAGTGGTGTTCATTGTTTTATCAATAGGTGGGCGTGCCGTTTCCGCACAGCAAAAGTCTCCCGTTGAGCTTGAACTATCAGGGTTTAATTACATATCGCCTGTGCCGGTTTATCTGAGTGAGGATGACAAACGCTGGCTGCAACAGAGAAAAAACCTCAGAGTCGCCGTTTACGAGCCCGTTCAGCCGCCGCTTGTTCTGACCACGCTGACTGGACGTTATCGGGGAATGAATGCTGATTATCTGGCATTGATTCAACACTCCCTTAATACACGAATAAGTGTGATGGCGTATCCGGATCAGGCTGATGCTGTTGAGGCGCTAAAAAAGGGCGAGGTCGATATGGTATTGACCGGGCTGGAGAGTCAATCCTGGCGTGAAGCAAGTGTTCAGGTTTCTCTGCCACTGATTCATTCCTGGCCCAATTTAGTCACCTCTCTTGGCAACGTTATGGCGCCATTGCAGAGCGCACAACGTACGGGGGTGGCGATTGTTAATCACTATCCGGATGTCGATTTTATCCGCCAGTCCTTTCCCGATGCCGAGATCGATAACTATGGCAGTTACCAGGAGGCGCTGAATTCTGTTAATAATGGGCGCAATGCCTGGTTTTTCGGCGATTCACTCACGACCAGCACCTGGCTTTCTCAGGAGTTCAGTCTTGCGCTGACAACGGTGAAGTATTGGCCAGCACCTCAGAGAAAGAGCTACTTTTTATTTTTGCCCGCACAGCAACGGTTGCGGGAAATTGTGAACAATACCCTTAGCGCAATTGATGAAAACATCCATGGGCAAATTGCCCAGTCGATGATTGATAAAGGCAATCTCTCCTTCCTGATTGAACCTCTGGACCTGACGCCACGCGAAAAGCAGTGGTTAAATAATCACAAAACACTCCGTGTGATTATCAATCCCTGGTTTGCCCCTTACACGATGGTTGATGGAAGCCAGCAAACGCGGGGTATTGTTGGCGATGTCCTTAATTTGATTGGCTTACAAACGGGTATTCAGTTTGAGACGGTGGTCGTCAAATCGAATAAAGAGATGGTCGCAGAGATGAAGAAAGGTAACTGGCATATTGTGCAGGCAGCTACCTATGATCTCAGCCGAGAAGATTATCTCTCTTTTACGCACCCATTTATCACCACACAATTCGTGGCCGTGATCAGAAAAGAGGAAAGTAAAGAGCATGCGCTGCGGCCCGGTAACCATGTTGCAATCAGCGCCGATCACACGTTACTGGCCACACTGAAGGCGAAATATTCAGGCATTGTGTGGGAAGAGGTGGAAAATTCCAGCGTGGCATTGAATCTGGTCGCAACAGGAAAAGTGGATGCCGCCATTTCGAATCAGCTGACCGCGCGTTATCTGAGCGAGCATTACTATCCCGATCAGCTTTCCTGGATACCGCTTACCGGAGAAGAGCCCGCGGCAATTAGTTTCGCGGTGCCCCGCTCTGAGCCGGAGTTACGGCAAATTCTGGATAAAGCGTTAGATGATATTCCACAAAAAGAGGTCCTGCAGATCGTCAGTAAATGGATTCGTCTGCCGGATGTCAAAATAGATACCTGGGAATTATATAACAGGCCTTTTTATCTGGTGGCTACCTTAGCGTCGTTACTGGTACTCAGCACCTTGTTATGGGCAGTCTATCTGGTGCGGGAAGTTCGAATCAGAAAACGCTCTCAACGCCTACTGAAAGAGGAGCGGAACCGGGCTCTCAGGGCCAATGAAGAGAAGCGGGAATTTCTTTCTCACATGAGCCATGAGATACGAACCCCGGTAAGTGCCATTATGGGATTTCTTGAACTACTGCAATTTTCTCCTGCGAAGTTTAGCCCGGAAGATAAAGCATCAGTGGACCAGGCGGCTCAGGCCTCACGTTCGTTATTAAAACTTATTGGCGAGATCCTCGATCTGGAGAAGATCGAATCGGGCTTATTAGAGACCGTCCCCCAGTGGAAATATCCGGAGAGCCTGATACAAGACAACATTGCATTATTCAGCGCGCTGGCGGCGCAAAAAGGGATCGCGCTACGTTACGATTCTCGTTTAGATGCACGCGAGGCGATGCGACTGGATCCCCAATTACTGGGGCAGGTTCTCACCAATATTATCGGCAACGCGGTGAAATTTACCGAACATGGTGATGTGCGAATTTCTGCGGTGAAGCATGAGCAAACGCTGGTGATCTCGGTGCGTGATTCTGGGCCGGGAATGAGCGAAGAAGAACAACGCCGTTTATTCACCGCCTTTAGCCAGGGAAAAGCGGGAGAACATCACCGCGGTTCGGGGCTCGGATTAGCCATCAGTCGGGGATTAATGAGGCAAATGGGAGGGACAATCGAACTGCAAAGTGAGGTGAATCGGGGGACGACCGTTACGTTGAGCCTGCCAGTCCAGACGTCGTTTGATATCACGCCTGCCGTTGCGGACGTTGACGCGCCTCTGCCAGTATTGCAAGGAACAACACTCCGGGTATTAATCGCGGATGACCTTCCTTTCAGCCGATTACTCCTGAAACGTCAGCTTATGACGTTGGGTATCATGGCTGATGAAGCCGACAATGGCGAGATGGCATTGCATTATCTTCAGCAAGGAAATTATGACTTGTTGATTACCGATCTCAATATGCCGGTTATGGATGGTATTGAGCTTGCCCGCCAGGTCAGAAAAAGTAATACGACGCTTGTCATCTGGGGGCTCACGGCAACGGCGCAGGAGCACGAGCGCGAACGTTGTCTGTCGGCGGGCATGAATGCTTGTCTTTTCAAACCCATCACGTTGTCGCAACTCTCTCATTTACTCTCCGGGGTGAGTGATACCCACGACACGGTATTTGATCTCGAAAGACTGGCGATGCTGGCGCAAGGGAATCGGGCATTGATGCTTCGCGCATTAAAAGATGCGCAGGTAGAAAATCGCTGCGATTTAACGGCGGCTTATAAAGCCAGTGAGTCTGGTGATTATCGTCAGGTTAAACATCATATTCATCGCATTAACGGGACGGCCCAGCTATTGGGCGTTGAGACCTTAATGAAGGCTGCACAGTCTTTGGAGGATAAACTCCCGGACGCAATGACTGTCACCGAACTGCCTACTGAGCTTGAATATATCCAGACACTGCTGGACGAACTGGAGCGGGCAATCGAGAAATTCACGCCTTAA
- a CDS encoding YjiG family protein, producing MTTQVRKNVMDMFIDGARRGFTIATTNLLPNVVMAFVIIQALKITGLLDWVGHICQPVMALWGLPGEAATVLLASLMSMGGAVGVSASLLTAGALSGHDVTVLLPAIYLMGNPVQNVGRCLGTAEVNAKYYPHIIAVCAINALLSIWVMQLIV from the coding sequence ATGACCACTCAGGTACGCAAAAATGTCATGGACATGTTTATTGACGGTGCCCGCCGCGGCTTTACGATTGCCACCACGAACCTGCTGCCAAACGTGGTGATGGCGTTCGTCATTATTCAGGCGCTGAAAATCACCGGTTTACTTGACTGGGTTGGACACATTTGCCAGCCCGTCATGGCACTTTGGGGACTTCCTGGTGAAGCCGCCACCGTGCTGTTAGCGTCGCTGATGAGCATGGGCGGCGCGGTAGGCGTTTCCGCCAGTCTGCTCACAGCGGGAGCATTAAGTGGTCACGACGTCACGGTTCTGCTCCCGGCGATATACCTGATGGGTAACCCTGTACAGAACGTGGGTCGCTGCCTCGGTACCGCCGAAGTGAACGCCAAATATTATCCCCACATCATTGCGGTATGCGCCATCAACGCATTACTGTCGATCTGGGTTATGCAGCTTATTGTTTAA
- a CDS encoding molecular chaperone — MFQQLYKTVAVGIVFISTAAISGVEIGGTRLIYNGNASQATISVKNPDNKPYLIQSWVSKSENSDDSGSEFTTTPPLFKLNPNSQNSVRVMLAENNLPSDRESVYWLNIKSIPSSSPDAKNELLIAVKSKMKLFYRPAGLKGDPSLAYQQLIFSREGGKLTVNNPTPYSVSLNEIKVNGKTITKPPMVLPFQTVTLPLSGITGGDVSWRAINDFGGVTTEQKVKM; from the coding sequence ATGTTTCAGCAATTATATAAAACGGTTGCTGTGGGGATAGTATTTATCTCAACAGCGGCAATCAGTGGGGTTGAAATAGGCGGTACTCGTCTTATTTATAATGGTAATGCCAGTCAGGCCACCATCAGCGTCAAAAACCCGGACAATAAACCGTATCTGATCCAGTCATGGGTGAGTAAAAGTGAAAATAGTGATGACAGTGGCAGTGAATTTACCACGACGCCACCTTTGTTCAAATTAAATCCAAATTCACAGAACTCCGTTCGCGTCATGCTGGCAGAAAACAACTTACCCTCGGACAGAGAAAGTGTTTACTGGTTAAATATTAAATCTATTCCGTCATCGTCACCGGATGCGAAAAATGAATTGTTGATCGCGGTAAAAAGCAAAATGAAGCTGTTTTATCGTCCCGCCGGGTTAAAAGGCGATCCGTCATTGGCATACCAGCAGTTAATTTTTTCACGTGAGGGTGGGAAATTAACTGTAAATAATCCAACGCCTTATAGCGTGTCGCTCAATGAAATAAAGGTGAACGGCAAGACGATCACTAAGCCTCCAATGGTATTACCATTTCAAACCGTCACGCTACCGCTATCGGGGATAACCGGCGGAGACGTATCGTGGCGTGCGATTAATGATTTTGGAGGCGTCACGACTGAACAAAAAGTTAAAATGTAG
- a CDS encoding helix-turn-helix transcriptional regulator — protein MKLSDSVFSDDYFFIVGISALLTPELIDENYTIVDVDESILQRSTEYLSPGRKIIAFITNDLDYYALCHLRDITFIDKRRRINEILSCLFVNDSRYAYRVKYSLSFRESEVLDCMQKGMEANEIGELLGMSMKTFYAHRRSLIFKLQLGNRVSLYRNIARVRMCKPYIHESDLT, from the coding sequence ATGAAATTGTCAGACTCCGTTTTTTCTGATGATTATTTTTTTATTGTCGGCATAAGTGCGTTGTTAACGCCGGAGTTGATTGATGAAAATTACACTATAGTCGATGTCGATGAGTCCATCCTGCAACGGAGTACAGAGTATTTGTCTCCTGGCAGGAAGATCATTGCATTTATCACCAATGATCTCGACTACTACGCATTATGCCATTTGAGAGATATAACTTTCATTGATAAGAGACGCCGGATAAATGAAATTCTCTCATGCCTGTTTGTCAATGACTCCCGGTATGCTTATCGGGTGAAATACTCGCTTTCATTCCGGGAAAGTGAAGTTCTTGATTGTATGCAAAAAGGAATGGAGGCGAATGAGATTGGTGAGTTATTGGGCATGTCGATGAAGACATTCTATGCACACCGTCGCAGCCTGATATTTAAACTTCAACTCGGTAATCGTGTATCTCTGTATCGAAATATCGCGCGAGTAAGAATGTGCAAACCATATATTCATGAGTCTGATCTTACATAA
- a CDS encoding fimbrial protein yields the protein MKKIALISAMLSLSALQAANAADGVINFTGTITGTACVVDPSAIAQPVDLGTVSTAAFSGGNGATAAAKRFNIVLKSCPASVTSASVRFDGTTNTSNPSILALTTGQTATNVGVAIYEQDSATLIPVGSSSASVALLEDVDNTLTYFAKYMATGTVGAGTANSSTSFTVTYQ from the coding sequence ATGAAAAAAATTGCACTGATTTCTGCAATGTTATCGCTTTCTGCTCTGCAAGCCGCTAATGCAGCCGATGGCGTCATTAACTTTACCGGAACGATTACAGGAACGGCGTGTGTCGTTGATCCTTCTGCGATTGCGCAGCCTGTTGATCTGGGAACCGTTTCAACGGCGGCATTTTCTGGCGGGAATGGCGCAACAGCGGCAGCTAAGCGCTTTAATATTGTGCTGAAATCCTGTCCGGCGAGTGTGACCAGCGCCAGCGTTCGGTTTGACGGTACCACCAATACGTCTAATCCTTCAATTCTGGCGTTGACCACAGGTCAAACGGCGACGAATGTCGGCGTCGCTATTTATGAGCAGGATAGTGCCACATTGATCCCGGTTGGCTCTTCTTCGGCTAGCGTGGCGTTGTTGGAAGACGTCGATAATACGTTGACCTATTTCGCAAAATATATGGCCACAGGTACTGTCGGAGCGGGGACGGCAAACTCGTCAACCTCCTTCACCGTGACCTATCAGTAA
- a CDS encoding aspartate/glutamate racemase family protein yields MKHTIGILGGMGPAATADMLEKFVELRSANCDQQHIPLIVSSIPDIPDRTACLLSGGPSPWHYLERYLHMLEDAGAECIVIPCNTAHYWFDDLRAVAKVDMISILDATLSEIPPGVTRVGLLATNATLATGLYQKKMMVQGLSLVQPEEAGQEQVMQAIYALKRGDKSAAQRLLFPQIERLISHGAQIIIMGCTEIPLIVAGHESNFECRFIDSTASLVHAAIRWYESWPDTQMDETAQQVACV; encoded by the coding sequence ATGAAACATACCATTGGGATTCTGGGCGGCATGGGGCCCGCAGCAACGGCGGACATGCTGGAAAAATTTGTTGAACTGCGCAGCGCCAACTGCGATCAGCAACATATCCCGCTGATCGTTAGCTCCATTCCGGACATTCCCGATCGCACAGCCTGCCTGCTATCAGGTGGGCCTTCTCCCTGGCACTATCTGGAGCGTTATCTGCACATGCTGGAAGATGCAGGGGCTGAATGTATCGTCATCCCTTGTAACACCGCACACTACTGGTTTGATGATTTACGGGCCGTGGCAAAGGTGGACATGATCAGCATTCTGGATGCCACGCTGAGTGAGATTCCTCCCGGTGTGACTCGCGTCGGCCTGCTGGCAACGAACGCCACGCTGGCGACAGGGTTATATCAGAAAAAAATGATGGTGCAGGGACTCTCTCTGGTTCAGCCGGAAGAGGCGGGCCAGGAGCAGGTAATGCAGGCCATTTACGCATTGAAACGCGGTGATAAGTCTGCCGCACAAAGGTTACTGTTTCCGCAAATTGAGCGGCTGATTTCCCACGGTGCGCAGATCATTATTATGGGCTGCACCGAGATCCCGTTAATTGTGGCCGGGCATGAGAGCAACTTTGAGTGCCGGTTTATTGATTCAACCGCGTCCCTGGTACACGCCGCTATTCGCTGGTATGAGTCGTGGCCGGATACGCAGATGGATGAGACTGCGCAACAGGTTGCCTGCGTTTGA
- a CDS encoding nucleoside recognition domain-containing protein yields MAQQGEQAALPLATEKVGLKGYLAFFLTIIFFSGVFSGTEGWWRVFDFTVLNGSFGQIANGAGQTTVTFRGAGGTGAKDGFLFALELAPSVILSLGIISITDGLGGLRAAQQLMTPILKPLLGIPGICSLALIANLQNTDAAAGMTKELAQDGEITERDKVIFAAYQTSGSAIITNYFSSGVAVFAFLGTSVIVPLAVILVFKFVGANLLRIWINFEERRNPTQGAQA; encoded by the coding sequence ATGGCGCAACAAGGGGAACAGGCGGCGCTGCCGCTTGCAACAGAAAAAGTCGGACTTAAGGGATATCTGGCATTTTTTCTGACCATCATTTTCTTTTCCGGCGTATTTTCCGGAACGGAAGGTTGGTGGCGTGTTTTTGATTTTACCGTGCTGAACGGTTCGTTTGGCCAGATCGCGAATGGCGCGGGACAAACGACCGTAACCTTCCGGGGCGCGGGCGGTACGGGCGCAAAAGATGGTTTTCTTTTCGCGCTGGAACTCGCGCCGTCAGTCATTTTGTCACTGGGCATTATTTCAATCACCGACGGCCTTGGCGGATTACGTGCGGCGCAACAGCTGATGACACCGATCCTGAAACCGCTGCTGGGCATTCCGGGCATCTGCTCGCTGGCGCTTATTGCTAACTTACAAAATACCGATGCCGCTGCAGGTATGACGAAAGAACTGGCGCAGGATGGTGAAATCACCGAGCGCGACAAAGTCATTTTTGCTGCGTACCAGACCAGCGGCAGCGCGATTATCACCAACTACTTTTCCTCTGGCGTCGCCGTTTTCGCGTTTCTGGGAACGTCTGTTATCGTCCCGCTGGCAGTGATTCTGGTGTTTAAATTTGTCGGTGCCAATCTGCTACGTATCTGGATCAACTTTGAAGAACGCCGTAACCCGACGCAAGGAGCACAAGCATGA
- the hypT gene encoding hypochlorite stress DNA-binding transcriptional regulator HypT, with protein sequence MDVSGAGLYNIETKWLYDFLTLEKCRNFSQAAIIRNVSQPAFSRRIRALENAVGVELFNRQVSPLQLSEQGKIFHSQIRHLLQQLESNLAELRGGSDFTLRKIKIAAAHSLSLGLLPGIVSQMPTQFTWSVEAIDVDQAVDMLREGQSDFIFSYYDENLLQPPFANIHLFESQLFPVCASDENGKPRYTLDQPAFPLLNYSQNSYMGRLINRTLTRYTELSFSTFFVSSMSELLKQVALDGCGIAWLPEYAIRQEIRNKQLIVLDQDELIIPIQAYAYRMDTRMTPLAERFWKELHHLHTVP encoded by the coding sequence ATGGATGTGAGTGGTGCAGGTTTGTATAACATTGAAACGAAATGGCTTTATGACTTTCTGACCCTGGAAAAGTGCCGAAACTTCTCCCAGGCCGCGATTATTCGTAATGTCTCGCAACCCGCCTTCAGCCGTCGTATTCGCGCCCTGGAAAACGCGGTCGGGGTTGAATTGTTCAATCGTCAGGTCTCGCCGCTGCAACTCTCCGAGCAGGGAAAAATCTTTCACTCTCAGATACGCCATCTGCTTCAACAGCTGGAAAGCAACCTGGCTGAGCTCCGCGGTGGCAGCGATTTCACGCTGCGTAAAATCAAGATTGCCGCTGCGCACTCCCTCTCGCTGGGGTTATTACCCGGTATCGTCAGCCAGATGCCCACCCAGTTTACCTGGTCGGTTGAAGCGATCGATGTCGATCAGGCTGTCGATATGTTGCGGGAAGGGCAAAGCGACTTTATCTTCTCTTATTATGACGAAAACCTGCTCCAGCCTCCGTTTGCCAATATTCACCTGTTCGAGTCGCAACTGTTTCCCGTCTGCGCAAGCGATGAAAACGGAAAACCACGATACACGCTCGACCAGCCCGCGTTTCCGCTGCTCAACTATAGCCAGAACTCCTACATGGGGCGGCTTATCAACCGAACGTTAACCCGCTATACCGAGCTAAGTTTCAGTACATTTTTTGTCTCTTCGATGAGTGAGTTGCTTAAACAGGTTGCGCTGGACGGTTGTGGAATCGCCTGGCTCCCGGAGTATGCGATTCGTCAGGAGATTCGTAATAAACAGCTCATTGTGCTGGACCAGGACGAGCTGATTATTCCTATCCAGGCATATGCTTACCGGATGGATACGCGGATGACGCCCCTGGCGGAGCGGTTCTGGAAAGAACTGCACCATCTGCATACAGTCCCCTGA